One stretch of Chloroflexota bacterium DNA includes these proteins:
- a CDS encoding response regulator transcription factor, translating to MPVIPPRATICVFAPSEGAASRFSEALAPFFGLRWTSAADEISHDDDLILVAGWRKDDGAACRAARAQTSIPIILITYDATSRAVVEGLQAGADVVVPADIQPSELQARIRAMIRRNRMPSSADGFRILRLSDSTS from the coding sequence GTGCCTGTGATACCGCCCAGGGCTACCATCTGCGTGTTTGCTCCGTCGGAGGGAGCGGCTTCCCGTTTCAGCGAAGCCTTGGCTCCCTTCTTCGGCCTGCGCTGGACATCTGCCGCGGATGAGATTTCGCACGACGACGACCTGATCCTCGTCGCTGGCTGGCGGAAGGACGACGGCGCAGCGTGCAGGGCCGCTCGGGCGCAGACGAGCATCCCCATCATCCTCATCACCTACGACGCCACGAGTCGGGCCGTCGTAGAGGGCCTGCAGGCCGGGGCCGACGTGGTAGTTCCGGCCGACATCCAACCGAGCGAACTGCAAGCGCGCATCCGCGCCATGATCCGCCGCAACCGGATGCCCTCCAGCGCCGACGGTTTCCGCATCCTTCGGCTTTCCGACTCCACCTCCTAG
- a CDS encoding PD40 domain-containing protein, with product MVSKRFHISRGILLIVTLAAIAAVAVPLALRASTATPTGTKTGQALYVDCLSGNYWAGTFNATIEGAVSEVYCIDTNHSICYNQTYQQGPNLVDGRVVWILNNFYPTVPGQPSDLSTAKDRASAVQLAIWHFTDGCNFPDTGNGTIKGEAWDIIEAAQNQSVPHTPTTLTLTPSSATNYLPQATTHTVTAELKDETGALMDGYVVNFTVKRDGATIASGSSTTGSAGSGKASFTYTNPGGSGQDTITAEVSYVIPAGLNWFREGCQRLIMAKQTPGKVTAQATKNWWDRSSLVFIDQGNDCEVVWATIKNDGSGDMLSATQWKLYYSASGDPKNGTAVASGTLGPLASGESTTITVPVSQAGNYIFWAAQIPGHPGTGVLWSQQIVFVICPPCDVEVTINGGELNCNTSSVLLTANVTGGTAPFTYQWYKDGAAISGATGSTYTATSVGTYKVKVVDKYGCEDMSNEAEVTSVPDPDVSVTPTSGTLTCTVRQLLLTASVTGGEGPFTYQWYKNGVAISGATGGTYTVKSAGTYKVRVTDVNGCWDDSNEVEIGYDYGVQVSGHKYDADTMEPIEGWNIYIRKTVGGANLYSTTTDENGYYSFTGITQCNQALWVVEEQRAGWQYVGYYYKEINLTCPPSGTSAGQEVEPDRQDPNCPPAQCSWTVDFKNRRVCPTVSVTPTSGELNCNVSSVLLTANVSGGVGPYTYQWYKDGAAISGATGSTYSATSAGTYYVRVGDGPYCDVKSNDSVVTSVPDPEVSVTPTGGELNCDVSSVLLTASVTGGEGPFTYQWYKDGAAISGATNDTYNATSAGTYSVVVTDHNGCTDTSADVVVTSVPDPEVSVTPTGGELNCDVSSVLLTASVTGGEGPYTYQWYKDGAAISGATNSTYNATSAGTYKVVVTDHNGCTDDSNEVEVTSVPDPEVWVTPTGGELNCNVSSVLLTASVTGGEGPYTYQWYKDGVAISGATNSTYNATSAGTYKVVVTDHNGCTDTSADVVVVSVPDPEVSVTPTGGELNCDVSSVLLTASVTGGEGPYTYQWYKDGAAISGATSSTYSATSAGTYSVVVTDHNGCTDDSNEVEVTSVPDPEVSVTPTGGELNCNVSSVLLTATLSGGEANFTYFWYRNDVLVATHGPTSLTTDTYLATAAGTYHVVVVDNNQCEDVSEPAPVVYVPPPQIVLTKSVDQCEGTAVFTVTRVSGGEPPYYFAWDVNGDGVYSEFPRQTVITITGHAKAGTVAVRLFDNNDCMDQASTTYAINDELAVEAEIVSLPDCTGEACFTAVATGGAAPYTYEWDLDNDGEYDDYNGQSPCRVFPDAGSYIVRVKVTDASGCTAYDTLSFELHGCNGELEVAFDADIEVCDLNATFYLTVTNTGTCGSFQDIVITIEAVEGAGYIADILPYVWNVGDLPAGESRSVMVAVSFNALWDTVPAGTVTRLRARVTAENCNGPVTIGVEDTVTATRPPEPPDAYEVDNTSGQAKFISVDGTPQLHSLHEEPDVDWIKFNATAGNEYVITTFDLSRLVDTIIELYGPDMTLLATNDDFGGGKGSQIAWIAETSGTYYVKIRPKYPELCGCENQYKVKVEEFKQQLECPCPEWIVFHSDRDGNWELYRLDAAGGAPVRLTNDPAIDMAPTRSSDAVWIAFQTNRNGLWDIYKVDALGENLTQLTANAGNNLDPMWSTPCGSEQIAFQSDRDGNWEIYIMDGNGNGQMRLTDDPAPDEDPFWSPDGMYIAFQSGRNGNWDIYVVDVTGTDLIQLTNDPADEVDPVWSPDGQYIAFRSNRDGEWHTYVMPAAGGDAVKVSGAGNNLNAVWSPDSQWLAYQSDRDGQSEIYAVNILTLLETRVTDNAATDEAPTWSCDSQHIVFHTNRDGNWELYMTDILDTSALVRLTDDPHVDAYPMWNPPSEDGSRMGIGRLYRNRVHIPIGH from the coding sequence ATGGTGAGCAAGAGGTTCCACATTTCCCGAGGCATTCTTCTGATTGTTACGTTAGCCGCCATTGCTGCGGTCGCGGTGCCTTTGGCCCTGCGAGCATCCACGGCGACGCCAACCGGCACCAAGACGGGGCAGGCGCTCTATGTGGACTGCCTGTCTGGAAATTACTGGGCAGGCACGTTCAATGCGACCATAGAGGGTGCCGTGAGCGAGGTCTACTGCATTGATACGAATCACAGCATCTGTTACAACCAGACGTATCAGCAGGGGCCGAACCTGGTGGACGGGCGAGTTGTGTGGATTCTCAACAACTTCTACCCGACCGTGCCCGGGCAGCCGAGCGATCTGAGCACCGCGAAGGATCGGGCATCGGCGGTGCAACTGGCCATCTGGCACTTCACCGATGGCTGCAACTTCCCGGATACGGGAAACGGCACGATCAAGGGCGAAGCGTGGGACATCATTGAGGCCGCGCAGAATCAGTCAGTGCCTCATACCCCAACCACGCTGACGTTGACGCCTTCCTCGGCGACGAACTACCTTCCCCAGGCCACTACGCACACCGTTACGGCCGAACTGAAGGACGAGACCGGCGCTCTGATGGATGGCTACGTGGTGAACTTCACCGTGAAGCGTGATGGAGCAACCATCGCCAGTGGCTCCAGCACGACGGGGAGCGCAGGCTCGGGCAAGGCCTCCTTCACCTACACGAACCCGGGCGGGTCGGGCCAGGACACCATCACGGCGGAGGTGTCCTACGTCATTCCCGCGGGGCTTAACTGGTTCCGCGAGGGATGCCAACGCCTCATCATGGCGAAGCAGACGCCGGGGAAAGTAACGGCCCAGGCGACCAAGAACTGGTGGGACCGGAGTTCCCTGGTGTTCATTGACCAGGGCAACGACTGCGAGGTGGTTTGGGCTACCATCAAGAACGACGGCAGCGGCGATATGCTGTCTGCCACTCAGTGGAAACTCTACTATTCTGCGTCGGGCGATCCTAAGAACGGCACGGCGGTCGCCAGCGGCACACTTGGGCCTCTGGCTTCCGGTGAGTCTACTACGATCACCGTACCCGTTTCCCAGGCCGGAAATTACATCTTTTGGGCCGCGCAAATCCCCGGCCATCCTGGGACGGGCGTTCTGTGGTCTCAGCAGATCGTCTTTGTGATCTGCCCGCCGTGCGATGTGGAGGTTACCATCAACGGCGGCGAACTGAACTGCAACACCTCCTCCGTTCTGCTGACGGCGAATGTTACGGGCGGGACCGCGCCCTTCACGTACCAGTGGTACAAGGACGGGGCGGCCATCAGTGGAGCGACGGGAAGCACCTACACGGCCACAAGCGTTGGCACCTACAAGGTCAAGGTGGTGGACAAGTACGGCTGCGAGGACATGTCCAACGAGGCTGAGGTTACCTCGGTGCCGGACCCGGATGTGAGCGTAACGCCCACGAGCGGTACCTTGACATGCACGGTGCGGCAATTGCTGCTGACGGCGAGCGTAACGGGTGGCGAAGGGCCGTTCACATATCAGTGGTACAAGAACGGGGTGGCCATCAGCGGTGCGACGGGTGGCACGTACACGGTGAAGTCGGCCGGGACGTACAAGGTTCGCGTAACGGATGTGAACGGTTGCTGGGACGATTCCAATGAGGTGGAGATCGGGTACGACTACGGCGTGCAGGTTTCAGGGCACAAGTACGATGCCGACACCATGGAACCGATAGAAGGGTGGAACATCTACATTCGGAAGACGGTGGGCGGCGCGAACCTGTACAGCACGACGACGGATGAGAATGGGTACTACTCGTTCACGGGCATCACGCAGTGCAATCAGGCGCTGTGGGTGGTGGAGGAGCAGCGAGCGGGATGGCAGTATGTGGGGTACTACTACAAGGAGATCAACCTGACGTGTCCGCCGAGCGGGACATCGGCGGGGCAGGAGGTTGAGCCGGATCGGCAGGATCCGAACTGTCCACCCGCGCAATGCAGTTGGACGGTGGACTTCAAGAACCGGCGCGTTTGCCCGACGGTGAGCGTAACGCCGACGTCGGGTGAGTTGAACTGCAACGTCTCGTCGGTGCTGCTGACAGCGAATGTCAGTGGTGGAGTGGGGCCGTACACGTACCAGTGGTACAAGGATGGGGCGGCCATCAGCGGAGCCACGGGCAGCACGTACAGCGCGACGAGCGCCGGGACGTACTACGTTCGGGTAGGTGATGGGCCATATTGCGATGTGAAGTCCAACGATTCGGTGGTAACCTCGGTGCCTGACCCGGAGGTGTCGGTAACGCCGACGGGTGGGGAGTTGAACTGCGACGTGAGTTCGGTGCTCCTCACGGCGAGCGTAACGGGAGGCGAAGGGCCGTTCACGTACCAGTGGTACAAGGACGGGGCGGCCATCAGCGGTGCGACCAATGACACGTACAACGCCACGAGCGCCGGGACCTACAGCGTGGTCGTTACGGACCACAACGGGTGCACGGACACGTCGGCGGATGTGGTGGTAACCTCGGTGCCCGACCCGGAGGTGAGCGTAACGCCGACGGGTGGGGAGTTGAACTGCGACGTGAGTTCGGTGCTCCTGACGGCGAGCGTAACGGGAGGCGAAGGGCCGTACACGTACCAGTGGTACAAGGACGGGGCGGCCATCAGCGGTGCGACGAACAGCACGTACAACGCCACGTCGGCTGGGACGTACAAGGTCGTGGTTACGGACCACAACGGGTGCACGGACGACTCCAACGAGGTGGAGGTAACCTCGGTGCCCGACCCGGAGGTTTGGGTAACGCCGACGGGCGGGGAGTTGAACTGCAACGTGTCGTCGGTGCTCCTGACGGCGAGCGTAACGGGCGGCGAAGGGCCGTACACGTACCAGTGGTACAAGGATGGGGTGGCCATCAGCGGAGCCACCAATAGCACGTACAACGCCACGAGCGCCGGGACGTACAAAGTCGTGGTTACGGACCACAACGGGTGCACGGACACGTCGGCGGATGTGGTAGTGGTGTCGGTGCCTGACCCGGAGGTGAGCGTAACGCCGACGGGTGGGGAGTTGAACTGCGACGTGAGTTCGGTTCTCCTGACGGCGAGCGTAACGGGCGGCGAAGGGCCGTACACGTACCAGTGGTACAAGGATGGGGCGGCCATCAGCGGAGCGACTTCCAGCACGTACAGCGCGACGTCGGCGGGGACATACAGCGTGGTGGTTACGGACCACAACGGGTGCACGGATGACTCCAACGAGGTGGAGGTTACCTCGGTGCCGGATCCGGAGGTATCGGTAACGCCGACGGGCGGGGAGTTGAACTGCAACGTGTCGTCGGTGCTGCTGACGGCGACATTGAGCGGCGGCGAGGCGAACTTCACGTACTTCTGGTATCGCAATGACGTCCTCGTGGCCACTCACGGCCCGACATCGCTGACCACGGACACGTATCTCGCCACTGCCGCAGGCACCTACCATGTGGTCGTGGTGGACAACAATCAGTGCGAAGACGTCTCGGAGCCTGCGCCGGTGGTGTACGTGCCGCCGCCGCAGATTGTCCTGACCAAGAGCGTGGATCAATGCGAGGGTACCGCCGTCTTCACCGTAACGCGGGTCTCCGGCGGCGAGCCTCCGTACTACTTCGCCTGGGATGTCAACGGCGACGGCGTGTACAGCGAGTTCCCGCGGCAGACGGTCATCACCATCACCGGTCATGCCAAGGCCGGCACGGTGGCCGTGCGCCTGTTTGACAACAACGACTGCATGGATCAGGCAAGCACGACCTACGCCATCAACGACGAACTGGCCGTAGAGGCGGAGATCGTCTCGCTGCCGGACTGCACGGGCGAAGCCTGCTTCACGGCGGTGGCCACCGGCGGCGCGGCCCCTTATACCTACGAGTGGGATCTGGACAACGACGGCGAGTACGACGACTACAACGGCCAGAGCCCATGTCGGGTCTTCCCCGATGCGGGGTCCTACATCGTTCGCGTGAAGGTTACGGACGCTAGCGGCTGCACGGCATACGACACGCTGTCGTTTGAACTGCACGGGTGCAACGGCGAACTGGAGGTGGCGTTTGACGCGGATATTGAGGTCTGCGACCTGAACGCAACCTTCTACCTCACCGTAACGAACACCGGCACCTGCGGCAGTTTCCAGGACATCGTCATCACGATAGAGGCGGTAGAAGGCGCGGGGTACATCGCCGACATTCTGCCGTATGTCTGGAATGTGGGCGACCTGCCGGCGGGCGAAAGCCGCAGCGTGATGGTGGCGGTGAGTTTCAACGCCCTGTGGGACACGGTTCCTGCGGGCACGGTAACTCGCCTGCGCGCCCGCGTTACCGCCGAGAATTGCAACGGGCCGGTTACCATCGGCGTGGAAGACACGGTTACCGCGACTCGTCCGCCTGAGCCGCCGGACGCCTATGAGGTGGACAACACCAGCGGCCAGGCCAAGTTCATCTCCGTGGACGGGACGCCGCAACTGCACAGTCTCCACGAGGAGCCTGACGTGGACTGGATCAAGTTCAACGCGACGGCGGGCAACGAGTACGTCATCACGACCTTTGACCTGTCGCGTCTTGTGGACACCATCATTGAACTGTACGGGCCTGACATGACGTTGCTGGCCACGAACGACGACTTTGGCGGAGGCAAAGGCTCGCAGATCGCCTGGATCGCCGAAACTTCGGGCACGTACTACGTCAAGATACGGCCCAAGTATCCCGAACTGTGTGGCTGCGAGAACCAGTACAAGGTCAAGGTGGAGGAGTTCAAGCAGCAGTTGGAGTGCCCGTGCCCAGAGTGGATCGTGTTCCACAGCGACCGCGACGGCAACTGGGAACTGTACCGGCTGGATGCGGCGGGCGGCGCGCCTGTACGCCTGACCAATGACCCGGCGATAGACATGGCGCCGACTCGCTCCTCGGACGCGGTCTGGATCGCCTTCCAGACGAACCGCAATGGCCTGTGGGACATCTACAAGGTGGATGCGCTCGGGGAGAACCTGACGCAACTGACGGCCAACGCGGGCAACAACTTGGACCCGATGTGGTCAACGCCGTGCGGAAGCGAGCAGATTGCGTTCCAGTCCGACCGCGATGGGAACTGGGAAATCTACATCATGGACGGCAACGGGAACGGGCAGATGCGCCTGACCGATGACCCCGCCCCGGATGAGGATCCGTTCTGGTCGCCGGACGGCATGTACATCGCCTTCCAGTCCGGGCGCAACGGCAACTGGGACATCTACGTGGTGGATGTAACGGGCACGGACTTGATCCAGTTGACCAATGACCCGGCGGACGAGGTTGACCCCGTGTGGTCGCCGGACGGGCAGTACATCGCCTTCCGCTCCAACCGCGATGGCGAGTGGCACACCTACGTGATGCCGGCGGCGGGCGGCGATGCGGTCAAGGTCAGCGGCGCGGGCAACAATCTCAATGCGGTGTGGTCGCCCGACAGCCAGTGGCTCGCGTACCAGTCCGACCGCGACGGGCAGAGCGAAATCTACGCGGTGAACATCCTGACGCTGCTGGAGACGCGCGTTACGGACAATGCGGCCACAGACGAAGCGCCGACCTGGTCTTGCGACAGCCAGCATATCGTGTTCCACACGAATCGCGACGGGAACTGGGAACTCTACATGACCGACATCCTGGACACGAGCGCGCTGGTGCGGCTGACCGATGACCCGCACGTGGATGCGTACCCGATGTGGAATCCGCCGTCGGAGGACGGGAGCCGCATGGGTATCGGGCGACTCTACAGGAATCGCGTGCACATCCCGATAGGTCATTAG
- the ftsY gene encoding signal recognition particle-docking protein FtsY: MAGETLWTQGLAKTRQSIFTRVGALLRGGDITADLWEELEALLIQADVGLPATSDILARVQSQARAQGARTRQDVLRLLKAEMARGLVPTTPLNDDGRLLTVILIVGVNGSGKTTSIAKLGRYYQLRGRKVILAAADTFRAAAIDQLKIWGQRLGVEVIAQQPGSDPGAVVFDAIQACRSRGADMLIVDTAGRLHTKHNLMDELRKIRGVAAKQVHQAPHETLLVLDATTGQNALAQARHFKEAVDVTGVIVAKLDGTAKGGVVLSIATELGLPVRFVGLGEKPDDFATFDPERFVNGLFADTTA, from the coding sequence GTGGCCGGCGAAACGCTGTGGACACAGGGATTGGCCAAAACCCGACAGAGCATCTTCACCCGCGTCGGCGCGCTGCTGCGCGGCGGCGACATCACCGCCGACCTGTGGGAAGAACTGGAGGCGCTGCTCATCCAGGCAGACGTCGGGCTTCCCGCAACCTCGGACATCCTGGCGCGCGTGCAGTCGCAGGCCAGGGCGCAGGGAGCGCGCACGCGGCAAGATGTCCTGCGCCTGCTGAAGGCGGAAATGGCGCGTGGCCTCGTCCCCACCACGCCCCTGAACGACGACGGCCGTCTCCTGACGGTGATCCTCATCGTGGGCGTGAACGGTTCGGGGAAGACGACCAGCATCGCCAAACTCGGGCGCTACTACCAGTTGCGCGGGCGCAAGGTGATCCTGGCCGCCGCCGACACGTTCCGCGCCGCTGCCATTGACCAACTGAAAATCTGGGGGCAGCGCCTCGGCGTGGAGGTCATCGCCCAGCAACCCGGAAGCGACCCGGGCGCCGTGGTGTTTGACGCCATACAGGCGTGCCGCTCGCGCGGAGCCGACATGCTCATCGTGGACACGGCAGGCCGACTGCACACCAAGCACAACTTGATGGACGAACTGCGCAAGATACGCGGCGTCGCCGCCAAGCAGGTGCACCAGGCCCCCCACGAGACCCTGCTGGTGTTGGACGCAACGACGGGCCAGAACGCCCTGGCCCAGGCCAGGCACTTCAAGGAAGCCGTGGACGTTACCGGCGTCATCGTGGCCAAACTGGACGGCACGGCCAAGGGGGGCGTCGTCCTCAGCATCGCCACGGAGTTGGGCCTGCCGGTGCGGTTCGTCGGCCTGGGCGAAAAGCCCGACGACTTTGCCACCTTTGACCCCGAGCGGTTCGTGAATGGCCTTTTCGCCGACACGACGGCATAG
- the prfB gene encoding peptide chain release factor 2 encodes MNSWSVFDIEGKEREIAQLNKESEAPDFWDDPIAAKRKMQRLNDLREETAWWRYAESHAADLLGLYELAAEDGDETTMRQVAEEADRLAQSLERKEFLLLFSGEYDRSDALLSVHAGAGGTDSQDWAQMLLRMYLRWAERQGFKTEVLDIMRGEEAGIKSATVLVSGDYAYGYLKAEKGVHRLVRLSPFDAAHRRHTSFALVEVMPDLDEDVEVDINPDDLRIDVFRSSGAGGQNVQKNSTAVRITHLPTGIVASCQNERSQLQNKEVAMRILRARLWDMEMQKREEEQARLKGKHVEAGWGNQIRSYVLHPYHMVKDHRTEAEVGNVDSVLDGDITDLMIAYLKQSIAEPAGTP; translated from the coding sequence ATGAACTCATGGAGCGTCTTTGACATAGAAGGCAAAGAGAGGGAGATCGCGCAACTCAACAAGGAGTCTGAAGCGCCCGACTTCTGGGACGACCCCATCGCCGCCAAGAGGAAGATGCAGCGACTGAACGACCTGCGGGAGGAAACCGCATGGTGGCGCTATGCGGAATCCCATGCCGCCGACCTGCTCGGCCTCTACGAACTGGCCGCGGAAGACGGGGATGAAACCACCATGCGCCAGGTGGCTGAAGAAGCCGACCGCCTTGCGCAGAGCCTGGAACGCAAGGAGTTCCTGCTGCTGTTCTCCGGCGAATACGACCGATCCGACGCCTTGCTGTCCGTCCACGCGGGCGCTGGCGGCACCGACTCCCAGGACTGGGCGCAGATGCTCTTGCGCATGTACCTGCGCTGGGCCGAGCGCCAGGGGTTCAAGACCGAAGTCCTGGACATCATGCGCGGCGAGGAGGCCGGCATCAAGAGCGCAACCGTCCTCGTATCCGGCGACTACGCCTACGGCTACCTGAAGGCCGAAAAGGGCGTCCACCGCCTGGTGCGGCTGTCGCCCTTTGACGCCGCCCACCGTCGGCACACGTCGTTCGCGCTGGTGGAGGTGATGCCCGATTTGGACGAGGACGTGGAGGTGGACATCAATCCGGACGACCTGCGGATTGACGTCTTCCGGTCTTCGGGCGCGGGCGGCCAGAACGTGCAGAAGAACTCCACCGCCGTGCGGATCACCCATCTGCCGACCGGCATCGTCGCGTCGTGCCAGAACGAGCGCTCACAGTTGCAGAACAAAGAAGTCGCCATGCGCATCCTTCGCGCGCGCCTTTGGGACATGGAGATGCAGAAGCGCGAAGAGGAGCAGGCACGCCTCAAGGGCAAGCATGTGGAAGCCGGCTGGGGCAACCAAATCCGCTCCTACGTCCTCCACCCCTACCACATGGTGAAGGATCACCGCACCGAGGCTGAAGTCGGCAACGTGGACAGCGTCCTGGACGGAGACATCACCGACCTGATGATCGCGTACTTGAAGCAGAGCATCGCCGAACCCGCCGGGACACCATAA
- a CDS encoding PD40 domain-containing protein yields MTIRQYAHFTGVALLILAVLLPLGVVSEPQVAEAAVNAFGVADTKVISAKALTDHECDDSEWHFVITQVADEADAPASIEVRWADGSVETVPLWKFTGGTAHYATTLHLDSQVVSATATIYASWSGQFNLSHGPCPSTATPTPTSTATNTPTATPTGTATNTPTATPTGTATNTPTATPTSTATNTPTATPTSTATNTPTATPTGTATNTPTATPTSAATNTPTATPTSTATNTPTATPTKPIGTDPAPTPTAAPTHTATATQTPTATPECPGIVPDPYETDNSATQAKAIPVDGSPQTHNFHYKNDVDWIRFNATAGNEYVIETFGLFGGVDTVIALYGPDMTLLATNDDADGKASKIVFTAPATGVYFVKIYAKNVHLLQCNNGYSVRVTQFAPQGLCACVDWITFLSNRDGNWELYRMDIAGNNVIRLTNDAGVDIAPARSADGSWIAFQSNRQGVWNIYRIGAFGQDRLQLTANAGNNTDPVWTADCGSSQIAFQSDRDGNWEIYIMDESGNGQTRLTYDPAADEDPFWSPDGFHVVFQSNRNGNWDLYRVDITGTDLVQLTSERSDETDPAYSPDGRYIAFRSNREGQWNVYVMPAEGGAAVKVSGAGNNLNAVWSPDSRYLAYQSDRNGRNDIYVAEIASGTEVRVTDHPAADEAPAWDCNSGRVVFQSKRDENWNLYVVDITGTGTPVQLTSHPRIDAYPMWNPGEEDASRMGLGVLLGNR; encoded by the coding sequence ATGACAATAAGACAGTACGCTCACTTTACTGGAGTAGCACTGCTGATACTGGCGGTTCTGCTCCCCTTGGGTGTCGTGAGCGAGCCGCAGGTTGCGGAGGCGGCCGTCAATGCATTCGGCGTAGCCGACACGAAAGTCATCTCGGCAAAGGCGCTCACCGATCACGAGTGCGATGACTCCGAGTGGCACTTCGTCATCACCCAAGTGGCGGACGAGGCTGATGCACCTGCATCCATTGAGGTGCGTTGGGCTGATGGCTCCGTTGAAACCGTACCCCTGTGGAAGTTCACAGGCGGCACCGCGCATTACGCCACGACGCTGCACCTGGATTCGCAGGTGGTGTCGGCAACGGCCACGATTTACGCGAGTTGGTCGGGACAGTTCAACCTGAGCCATGGGCCTTGCCCGAGCACGGCTACCCCCACGCCGACGAGCACCGCGACGAACACGCCGACGGCGACGCCGACGGGCACTGCGACGAACACGCCGACAGCGACGCCGACGGGCACTGCGACGAACACGCCGACAGCGACGCCGACGAGCACCGCGACGAACACGCCGACAGCGACGCCGACGAGCACCGCGACGAACACGCCGACGGCGACGCCGACGGGCACTGCGACGAACACGCCGACAGCGACGCCGACGAGCGCCGCGACGAACACGCCGACAGCGACGCCGACGAGCACCGCGACGAACACGCCGACGGCGACGCCGACGAAGCCCATAGGCACCGACCCTGCGCCTACGCCGACCGCAGCACCCACACACACGGCGACGGCCACACAGACGCCTACAGCCACCCCGGAGTGTCCGGGAATTGTCCCTGACCCCTATGAGACGGACAACTCCGCAACTCAAGCGAAGGCGATTCCCGTGGACGGGTCGCCACAAACTCACAACTTCCACTACAAGAATGATGTGGACTGGATCCGCTTCAACGCGACGGCGGGCAACGAGTATGTGATTGAGACGTTCGGGCTGTTCGGCGGCGTGGACACGGTGATCGCGCTCTACGGCCCCGACATGACGCTGCTGGCCACGAATGACGACGCCGACGGCAAAGCGTCCAAGATCGTATTCACCGCACCTGCCACTGGCGTGTACTTCGTGAAGATTTACGCCAAGAACGTGCACCTGCTCCAGTGCAACAACGGGTACAGCGTTCGCGTAACCCAGTTTGCGCCGCAGGGGCTGTGCGCCTGCGTGGACTGGATCACGTTCCTCAGCAACCGCGATGGCAACTGGGAACTGTACCGCATGGACATCGCGGGAAACAACGTGATCCGCCTGACGAATGATGCCGGCGTGGACATCGCGCCAGCGCGTTCGGCGGATGGTTCATGGATCGCGTTCCAGTCCAACCGACAAGGCGTCTGGAACATCTACCGGATAGGCGCTTTCGGCCAGGATCGGCTGCAACTCACCGCCAACGCTGGCAACAACACAGATCCCGTGTGGACGGCCGATTGCGGGTCCTCGCAGATCGCCTTCCAGTCGGACAGGGATGGGAACTGGGAGATTTACATCATGGACGAGAGCGGGAACGGTCAGACGCGGCTCACGTATGACCCGGCGGCTGATGAAGATCCGTTCTGGTCTCCAGATGGGTTCCATGTGGTCTTCCAGTCCAACCGCAACGGCAACTGGGATCTCTATCGGGTGGACATCACGGGCACGGACCTAGTTCAACTCACAAGCGAGCGCAGCGACGAGACAGACCCTGCGTACTCGCCGGATGGGCGGTACATCGCCTTCCGCTCAAACCGCGAGGGGCAGTGGAATGTGTACGTGATGCCTGCCGAGGGTGGCGCGGCCGTCAAAGTGAGCGGGGCGGGTAACAACCTGAACGCCGTGTGGTCGCCCGACAGCCGCTACCTTGCGTACCAGTCTGACAGAAACGGCCGTAACGACATCTACGTGGCCGAGATTGCATCGGGCACCGAGGTTCGCGTAACGGATCACCCTGCTGCGGACGAAGCGCCAGCCTGGGACTGCAATAGCGGTCGGGTTGTGTTCCAGTCCAAGCGAGATGAGAACTGGAACCTGTACGTGGTGGACATCACGGGCACGGGCACGCCGGTGCAGTTGACCAGCCACCCGCGCATTGACGCCTATCCGATGTGGAACCCTGGCGAGGAAGACGCAAGCCGCATGGGGTTGGGTGTGCTGCTCGGCAACCGCTGA